From a single Brassica oleracea var. oleracea cultivar TO1000 chromosome C5, BOL, whole genome shotgun sequence genomic region:
- the LOC106343260 gene encoding thiamine-repressible mitochondrial transport protein THI74-like isoform X2 produces MSSKIWRWVLGLIYIFAVATIWIAASFVVQSVVDAGVSPFLITFICNSLFVVYLPLFEIGRYLEDSYGSLLFWRNKRSHLLELVESDKAVLLGQGDVKSDGLESLELEVVGVGKGLDEKGRWTRLRVAKVSLVICPFWFLAQLTFNLSLKYTTVTSNTILSSSSSLFTFLVSLIFLGEKFTWLKLVSVLLCMSGTIIVSLGDSESNSTATVKNPLLGDVLSLISAVFYAVYITLIRKNLPDDGEGSGRFSMAQLLGFLGLFNFFIFLPAALILNFTRRERFNALTSKQLGLVVGKGLLDNVLSDYLWAKAVLLTTTTVASAGLTIQVPLAAIVDSLSGNKPSFTDFIGAVAVMGGFAGINIPLEMFYRSKETSIIELEPGTSFTDPPQVVSDSIGVDSSETLVS; encoded by the exons ATGTCTAGTAAAATATGGAGATGGGTATTAGGTCTTATATACATCTTTGCCGTTGCCACGATTTGGATCGCAGCCAGCTTCGTAGTCCAGTCTGTCGTTGACGCTGGGGTCTCTCCCTTCTTGATCACTTTCATTTGCAATTCTCTCTTCGTCGTTTACCTTCCCCTCTTCGAGATCGGGCGGTATCTCGAAGACTCATACGGAAGTTTACTGTTTTGGAGAAACAAAAGGTCTCATTTACTGGAACTTGTCGAATCAGACAAGGCTGTTTTGCTTGGTCAGGGTGATGTGAAGTCAGATGGATTGGAAAGTTTAGAGCTTGAGGTTGTTGGTGTTGGGAAAGGGTTAGATGAGAAGGGACGTTGGACGAGGTTGCGTGTTGCTAAAGTTAGCCTTGTGATATGTCCGTTTTGGTTCTTGGCGCAGCTCACTTTCAATCTCTCTCTCAAGTACACGACCGTTACG TCTAATACTATCTTAAGCAGCTCATCAAGCCTATTCACGTTTCTGGTGTCACTAATATTCTTGGGAGAGAAGTTCACGTGGTTGAAGCTCGTCAGCGTTCTTCTTTGTATGTCTGGGACCATTATTGTGAGTCTGGGAGACTCGGAATCGAACTCAACTGCAACGGTTAAGAACCCTCTTCTTGGAGATGTTCTTTCTCTGATCTCGGCGGTGTTTTACGCTGTCTACATCACTCTTATACGCAAAAATCTTCCTGATGATGGTGAAGGTAGCGGCCGGTTTAGTATGGCTCAGCTTCTTGGGTTCCTAGGTCTCTTCAACTTCTTTATCTTCCTACCTGCTGCTCTAATACTCAACTTCACAAGGAGAGAGCGGTTCAACGCACTGACCTCGAAACAGTTGGGTCTGGTGGTTGGCAAAG GTTTGTTAGATAATGTACTCAGTGACTACCTTTGGGCAAAGGCTGTGCTTTTGACAACGACCACGGTGGCATCGGCTGGGCTGACCATTCAGGTTCCATTGGCAGCGATTGTAGACAGCTTATCGGGGAACAAACCAAGCTTCACCGACTTCATTGGCGCTGTAGCTGTAATGGGTGGCTTTGCAGGCATCAATATTCCACTAGAGATGTTTTACAGATCCAAAGAGACATCTATTATTGAGTTAGAACCTGGAACATCGTTCACAGATCCTCCTCAGGTTGTGTCGGATAGCATAGGAGTAGATTCTTCAGAGACCCTAGTGTCCTAA
- the LOC106343260 gene encoding uncharacterized vacuolar membrane protein YML018C-like isoform X1 — protein sequence MGERSVSSSLFIPSLIGIQRDMSSKIWRWVLGLIYIFAVATIWIAASFVVQSVVDAGVSPFLITFICNSLFVVYLPLFEIGRYLEDSYGSLLFWRNKRSHLLELVESDKAVLLGQGDVKSDGLESLELEVVGVGKGLDEKGRWTRLRVAKVSLVICPFWFLAQLTFNLSLKYTTVTSNTILSSSSSLFTFLVSLIFLGEKFTWLKLVSVLLCMSGTIIVSLGDSESNSTATVKNPLLGDVLSLISAVFYAVYITLIRKNLPDDGEGSGRFSMAQLLGFLGLFNFFIFLPAALILNFTRRERFNALTSKQLGLVVGKGLLDNVLSDYLWAKAVLLTTTTVASAGLTIQVPLAAIVDSLSGNKPSFTDFIGAVAVMGGFAGINIPLEMFYRSKETSIIELEPGTSFTDPPQVVSDSIGVDSSETLVS from the exons ATG GGTGAGAGATCTGTGAGCTCGAGTTTATTTATTCCCTCACTAATTGGCATTCAAAGAGACATGTCTAGTAAAATATGGAGATGGGTATTAGGTCTTATATACATCTTTGCCGTTGCCACGATTTGGATCGCAGCCAGCTTCGTAGTCCAGTCTGTCGTTGACGCTGGGGTCTCTCCCTTCTTGATCACTTTCATTTGCAATTCTCTCTTCGTCGTTTACCTTCCCCTCTTCGAGATCGGGCGGTATCTCGAAGACTCATACGGAAGTTTACTGTTTTGGAGAAACAAAAGGTCTCATTTACTGGAACTTGTCGAATCAGACAAGGCTGTTTTGCTTGGTCAGGGTGATGTGAAGTCAGATGGATTGGAAAGTTTAGAGCTTGAGGTTGTTGGTGTTGGGAAAGGGTTAGATGAGAAGGGACGTTGGACGAGGTTGCGTGTTGCTAAAGTTAGCCTTGTGATATGTCCGTTTTGGTTCTTGGCGCAGCTCACTTTCAATCTCTCTCTCAAGTACACGACCGTTACG TCTAATACTATCTTAAGCAGCTCATCAAGCCTATTCACGTTTCTGGTGTCACTAATATTCTTGGGAGAGAAGTTCACGTGGTTGAAGCTCGTCAGCGTTCTTCTTTGTATGTCTGGGACCATTATTGTGAGTCTGGGAGACTCGGAATCGAACTCAACTGCAACGGTTAAGAACCCTCTTCTTGGAGATGTTCTTTCTCTGATCTCGGCGGTGTTTTACGCTGTCTACATCACTCTTATACGCAAAAATCTTCCTGATGATGGTGAAGGTAGCGGCCGGTTTAGTATGGCTCAGCTTCTTGGGTTCCTAGGTCTCTTCAACTTCTTTATCTTCCTACCTGCTGCTCTAATACTCAACTTCACAAGGAGAGAGCGGTTCAACGCACTGACCTCGAAACAGTTGGGTCTGGTGGTTGGCAAAG GTTTGTTAGATAATGTACTCAGTGACTACCTTTGGGCAAAGGCTGTGCTTTTGACAACGACCACGGTGGCATCGGCTGGGCTGACCATTCAGGTTCCATTGGCAGCGATTGTAGACAGCTTATCGGGGAACAAACCAAGCTTCACCGACTTCATTGGCGCTGTAGCTGTAATGGGTGGCTTTGCAGGCATCAATATTCCACTAGAGATGTTTTACAGATCCAAAGAGACATCTATTATTGAGTTAGAACCTGGAACATCGTTCACAGATCCTCCTCAGGTTGTGTCGGATAGCATAGGAGTAGATTCTTCAGAGACCCTAGTGTCCTAA
- the LOC106343261 gene encoding desumoylating isopeptidase 1-like → MAEEAHKVTLNVYDLSRGLARQLSASFLGKVIEGVWHTGIVVYGNEYFFGGGIQHLPAGTTPYGAPLRTVELGETHVPKDVFEMYLEEIRPRYTAESYNLLAHNCNNFSNEVAQFLVGKGIPDYILQLPNEVMNSPMGGLIMPMIQNLETTLRAGAVPNAPQFRPQTQPLGAFSKDEGPKLPNKPEKASKSEDVKTSAPTEKVSPVSQASSSKEKVKEDPLGDARTKIQEEITREFAALMAEGTLRASEAAAMATKRVMQKYGHLNVSA, encoded by the exons ATGGCTGAG GAAGCGCACAAGGTTACGTTGAATGTCTATGATCTAAGCAGAGGCTTAGCACGTCAGCTCTCTGCTTCATTTCTGGGAAAGGTTATCGAAGGTGTCTG GCATACGGGAATAGTTGTGTATGGGAATGAATACTTTTTCGGAGGAGGAATCCAGCATTTGCCTGCTGGAACCACCCCATATGGAGCACCGCTGCGAACCGTAGAGCTGGGTGAGACACATGTTCCTAAAGACGTGTTCGAGATGTACTTGGAGGAGATCAGACCACGTTACACTGCTGAATCCTACAATCTGCTTGCTCATAACTGCAACAACTTCAGCAACGAGGTAGCTCAGTTTCTGGTTGGTAAAGGGATTCCAGACTACATTCTTCAGCTTCCCAATGAGGTCATGAACAGCCCCATGGGTGGTCTTATAA TGCCTATGATACAAAACCTGGAGACGACTCTAAGAGCCGGCGCTGTTCCTAACGCTCCCCAGTTTAGGCCTCAGACACAACCTCTTGGAGCTTTTAGCAAGGATGAAGGTCCAAAACTACCCAACAAACCTGAGAAAGCGTCCAAGTCTGAGGATGTCAAAACCTCAGCTCCAACTGAAAAGGTGTCACCGGTTTCTCAAGCTTCTTCTAGTAAGGAGAAGGTGAAGGAGGATCCGTTGGGTGATGCTAGGACCAAGATTCAGGAAGAGATCACCCGTGAGTTTGCAGCTCTCATGGCGGAAGGCACACTGAGAGCAAGTGAAGCAGCCGCCATGGCGACAAAAAGAGTGATGCAAAAGTATGGACATCTCAATGTATCTGCCTAG
- the LOC106294996 gene encoding protein transport protein Sec24-like At3g07100 has translation MNTENRNFPARPPPPFSSSPFASAPPPGGPPQSIGPEAVGFRPPTRPFTPPGPPMAPPAGVMRPGQPPLVSQLPGSRPPGPPPPSFPSTAYGPPGGGGGSFQRFPAPPPPFPATQNPPPSGPPPPQTLAGHLSPPLSFRPQQPMGPPPPSMTSGLPGGFASPPGPGFQLSMPGGPQPSYPGYPSNQVLQGPPKPFQSPSQGPPSAVSSYPPQTGGFAQHPGQQNMHPSYAPPPTSNVQGLVEDFNSLSLSNIPGSLEPGLDRTSFPRPLDGDVEPSSFAEAHPMNCHSRYLRLTTSAIPNSQSLASRWHLPLGAVVCPLAEAPEGEEVPLIDFGSSGIIRCRRCRTYVNPYVTFTDSGRKWRCNICSMLNDVPGEYFSHLDATGRRMDMDQRPELTKGSVEIIAPTEYMVRPPMPPIYFFLIDVSFSATKSGMLEVATQTIKSCLDNLPGYPRTQIGFITYDSTLHFYNMKSSLSQPQMMVVSDLDDIFVPLPDDLLVNLSESRNVVEAFLDSLPLMFHDNVNVESAFGPALKAAYMVMNQLGGKLLIFQNSLPSLGVGRLKLRGDDPRVYGTDKEYTLRVAEDTFYKQMAADCTKFQIGINVYAFSDKYTDIASLGTLAKYTGGQVYYYPGFQSSIHGDKLRHELARDLTRETAWESVMRIRCGKGIRFSSYHGNFMLRSTDLLALPAVDCDKAYAMQLTLEETLLTTPTVYFQVALLYTASCGERRIRVHTAVAPVVTDLGEMYRQADTGSIVSVYSRLAIEKTLSSKLDDARNVIQQKIVKALREYRNLNAVQHRLGSRLIYPESLKFLPLYGLAIGKSTPLQGGPADASLDDRCAAGFTMMALPVKKLLKLLYPSLFRVDEWLLKPSADLDDLKDVVRRLPLAAESLDSRGLYIYDDGFRLVLWFGRMLSPDIAKNLLGSDFAAELSRVTLQEQENGMSKKLMRLIKKVRENDPSYHPMCFLVRQGEQPREGFLLLRHLIEDQMGGSTSYVDWILQLHRQIQQNA, from the exons ATGAATACGGAGAATCGGAATTTTCCAGCTAGGCCTCCTCCTCCGTTCTCCTCCTCTCCTTTCGCATCTGCTCCGCCGCCAGGTGGTCCACCTCAATCCATTGGACCAGAGGCGGTTGGCTTTAGACCACCTACAAGGCCTTTCACACCTCCTGGTCCTCCTATGGCTCCACCAGCGGGTGTGATGAGGCCTGGCCAACCTCCTTTGGTTTCTCAGCTTCCAGGGAGTAGACCTCCAGGTCCTCCGCCGCCATCGTTTCCTTCAACAGCTTATGGTCCTCCCGGTGGTGGTGGTGGTTCTTTTCAGCGGTTTCCAGCTCCTCCTCCTCCATTCCCGGCTACACAAAACCCTCCTCCTAGTGGGCCACCACCACCTCAAACTCTTGCAGGTCACTTATCGCCTCCATTGTCTTTTCGCCCACAGCAACCAATGGGACCTCCTCCACCGAGTATGACTTCTGGATTACCTGGAGGATTTGCTTCTCCCCCTGGTCCTGGTTTTCAACTGTCCATGCCTGGTGGTCCACAGCCATCTTATCCTGGTTATCCCAGCAATCAGGTCTTACAGGGCCCTCCAAAGCCGTTCCAGTCTCCATCTCAGGGTCCTCCGTCTGCAGTCTCATCGTACCCTCCTCAGACAGGAGGTTTTGCTCAGCACCCAGGGCAGCAGAATATGCATCCAAGCTATGCGCCTCCTCCTACCAGTAATGTCCAAGGCTTGGTTGAAGATTTCAATTCGCTGTCCCTTTCAAATATTCCGGGGTCGCTTGAGCCAGGACTTGATCGTACCTCATTTCCAAGGCCATTGGATGGCGACGTGGAGCCGAGTTCGTTTGCTGAAGCGCACCCTATGAATTGCCATTCTAGATATCTACGGCTGACAACTAGTGCGATACCAAATTCACAGTCTCTGGCGTCGAGGTGGCATTTGCCTCTAGGAGCTGTTGTTTGTCCACTTGCTGAGGCTCCTGAAGGG GAGGAAGTACCACTAATTGATTTTGGCTCAAGTGGCATCATCCGCTGCAGAAGATGCCGTACCTATGTGAATCCTTATGTTACTTTTACAGATTCTGGAAGAAAGTGGCGGTGTAATATTTGTTCTATGCTTAATGATG TGCCTGGTGAGTATTTCTCACATTTAGATGCTACTGGCCGAAGAATGGACATGGATCAACGTCCTGAGCTGACAAAGGGAAGTGTTGAAATCATTGCTCCAACAGAATACATGGTTCGGCCTCCGATGCCACCAATCTACTTCTTCCTCATTGATGTTTCATTTTCTGCAACTAAAAGTGGGATGCTTGAG GTTGCTACTCAAACGATTAAGTCTTGTTTGGATAACCTGCCTGGTTATCCCAGAACACAAATTGGATTTATTACTTATGACAGCACTTTACATTTTTACAACATGAAG TCATCTTTGAGCCAGCCGCAAATGATGGTCGTTTCTGATCTAGATGATATATTTGTCCCATTGCCGGATGATCTCCTTGTCAATCTATCTGAGTCTAGAAATGTAGTGGAAGCCTTTTTGGACAGTCTGCCTCTGATGTTTCACGATAATGTCAATGTGGAATCGGCTTTTGGTCCAGCCCTCAAAGCGGCATACATGGTTATG AATCAACTTGGTGGCAAGTTGCTAATTTTCCAGAACTCGTTACCTTCTCTTGGTGTTGGGCGGTTAAAGTTGCGCGGAGATGATCCTCGTGTCTATGGAACTGACAAAGAATATACTCTAAGAGTAGCTGAAGACACCTTCTATAAGCAAATGGCTGCCGATTGTACCAAGTTCCAGATAGGAATTAATGTTTATGCGTTCAGTGATAAGTACACTGATATTGCCTCATTAG GGACTCTGGCAAAATACACTGGAGGACAGGTGTACTACTATCCAGGCTTCCAATCGTCTATCCATGGAGATAAGTTAAGACACGAGCTGGCTAGAGACCTTACAAGGGAAACTGCGTGGGAATCCGTTATGCGAATAAGATGTGGAAAAG GAATTCGTTTCTCGTCCTACCATGGGAACTTCATGCTAAGGTCTACTGACCTGCTTGCTCTTCCTGCTGTTGACTGTGACAAAGCATACGCAATGCAGCTAACTCTGGAGGAGACATTGCTAACAACCCCGACGGTGTATTTCCAAGTCGCTTTACT ATACACTGCTTCTTGCGGAGAGAGGCGTATAAGGGTACACACAGCTGTTGCACCAGTGGTTACAGATCTTGGAGAGATGTATAGACAAGCAGACACCGGTTCCATTGTCTCTGTATATTCTAGATTAG CAATTGAGAAAACTTTATCCTCAAAATTGGATGATGCACGGAATGTCATACAGCAAAAGATTGTTAAAGCTCTCAGAGAGTATCGTAATCTTAACGCGGTGCAGCATCGGTTGGGGTCTAGACTAATATACCCAGAGTCTCTGAAGTTCTTGCCACTTTACGGATTGGCAATTGGTAAGTCCACTCCTCTTCAAGGTGGACCTGCTGATGCTTCACTTGACGACCGCTGTGCGGCGGGCTTCACCATGATGGCTCTGCCTGTCAAAAAGCTATTGAAGCTGTTATATCCCAGTTTATTCCGTGTTGATGAGTGGCTCTTAAAG CCATCAGCGGACCTTGATGACCTTAAGGACGTAGTAAGGAGATTGCCTCTGGCTGCAGAGAGTTTGGATTCTAGAGGCCTTTACATATATGATGATGGTTTTCGATTGGTTTTGTGGTTTGGCCGAATGCTTTCACCTGACATTGCTAAAAATCTTCTTGGGTCTGACTTTGCAGCAGAGCTCTCAAGG GTTACACTGCAAGAGCAAGAGAATGGGATGTCGAAGAAGCTAATGAGGCTGATAAAGAAAGTGAGGGAGAATGATCCGTCATATCACCCCATGTGTTTCCTAGTGAGGCAAGGAGAACAACCCCGAGAAGGCTTCCTTCTTCTCCGACATCTCATTGAAGACCAGATGGGCGGTTCGACTAGTTATGTTGATTGGATTCTGCAACTTCACCGCCAAATCCAACAAAATGCGTAA